Genomic segment of Delphinus delphis chromosome 12, mDelDel1.2, whole genome shotgun sequence:
CCGGAGGTGCTGAGGGCCTTGTGGTCACCGCCGCTGGCCAGGCGGCCGCCGGTGCGTGGAAGAGCGGCTACCGGGGCGCCCGCTGGGGCTGCGGCGCTCGCCCCCGAGGCGACCGCGGCCCCCGCCGCTGGGGCACCGGCCGGGGCGGCGGGCGCCGCCGCGGGCTCGCGCTTGTTCACCGGGAACGGGAAGACCACGGCGGGATCCACGCACTCGGCGGCCGGGTGGGCGAGCTCGGCGGGCAGGGCGGCCCCGGCGCGGCCCGGCCCCGCAGCCACTGCGCTGTGCCCGCGGCCCGCGGGGCCGGTGGCGCCCGCGCCCGGGGCCGGGACCGCGGGCCCCGCGGCGGGCGGCCGGCCGTGCTGCAGCTTCTCGCTCACCGCGCGCTCCAGCTTCTCGCGGGCCGAGAAGCCACTCCACATGCAGTCCTGGAGGATGACCGGGTTGGGCGTGAGGCCGCCCAGGCCCCCCAGGCCGAACGCGTCCTCCTCGGCCGGGTTGCCCCACAGGTCGGCCTCGGGCAGCAGCATCTCGGTGGCCCAGTTCGGGGGCTCCGGGCTGTGCTCCGGGAAGGCACGGCTGGGCGACAGCGGGGGCGTGGGCAACAGCTCAAACTTCTTCCAGATGTCCTCCCCCGGGGGGGTCGAGTCGGGGCCGCCGAAGTAGAAGTCATCTTCGTCCGGGTAGAAGCAGGGCTGCAGAGAGTCAAACTCGAGGTCCGGGTTCTTGCAGATCATCCCCGGCATGGTGGACGCGGTGCAGCTCGGCATCGGCTCGCCTCCTGGCCGCCGAATGAGGGCTTCTTTCCGCTCCGCTCTTTTTAGTTCGGGGGGTGCTTCCTTCCCGTGGGGGGCGCGGAGGGCGGGGGCCCGCGCCAACCTCCGACACTGCAACCGACAGACACACCAGGAGAGGGTTGGCAAGCGGAGCCGGATGAGGGGCGCGAGGGGTGGGGACGGGCAGCGGTCACCCCCTCTCACCCGCTTCCTCAATCTCCCCTCCAAGCCCCCCACTCCGCCCAGGGCTCCCGAAGGTGGAGGAAGTTATGTCTctcgctctctccctccctccttttgtgTACATGCTGTCTACgacagggggtgggagggggcatgCAGATGCGGGGGGTGGCGGCGTAGCTCTGCAACTTTGCAAACTGCCGTTTCATTCACACAAGGCACTGCccgggggagggggctgcccaAGGCTGCAGAATTCTAGCTCCCACCAGCTCACCGACACCCGCGGTTGCACCCAAGTAGGGCCCGCTGCTCCCAGGAAGCCCAGGACTCCAACCCAGCTACCGGGTCTAGGATTCTGGAGAACCCTCAAACCACCCCCCTCCTTTGTAAAATTGCAACCTCGGGAGCGCAAGCGATGAGGGGGGGGGGGTTAGGAAACTTTGCAAATGGAAAAACCCTTTCTCTAGACCGAGACCAACAACAGGCACCCAAATCCagaaccccctcccccaaattttgATCCGACGTCCCCAGCCTTCACCCGCTGCAGGGAAAGTACTGTCAATAGCTGATTTTGAACCTCtctacccccacccccgctcttCCAAGCCCCCAATGACATCCTCTTCCTGGTAGAGCCTGGACCCCAGTCCCCGGGAATGGTTCAGGGACACCAGCGCGGGGAGGGTCGCAGGGAGAGCCACGTCTCCTCTGAGCCGGGGCGGCAGTGACCCAGATTACCACCGCGACGGCCTCGCCCTGCTTAacccccttcttcttcctctgggggcACCCTTTGGAGGAGAACCCAGCTTCGGGGTGGGGACGCACCGGCTCCCCGTCAGCTCAAATGCAGACAAATGTTCTAGAGAAGGGTGAATTTCTTTTCGATGAAGCCATTACAACCCCTGGCAAGGGCACTAGATGGATTAGGGCGGGTCTCTCCCAGTCCGGGAGCCTTGGGGACTGGAACTGGCTTTTCAGGGAAAACCCCGAGACGGTTTTGTTTCGGAAGCAGAAACAGTCCCCCCGGGCACAGTCGGGCGCCCTGTGCGCCAGCCGCGATCCCGTCCAGGGCTTGCCTTCCCGCCGCGTTCGCCGCTCCCGGGGCGCCGGGCGCTTTGCGCCCCCCGCTCCTTACCTCCCGCCGACGGCCGGGGATCCGGAGGCGATTCTGTGCCGGGGTCCCCGGGTGgccaggggcggggggtggtccTCGGGTGGCTGCAGTCTGTGCGCGCTTGCGCCTGGCTAGCGCTAGCTCGGCTCCAACCCAGTTCCCAGGAGCCCCCCGCATCCACCCAGCGCGTCCAGACAGATGACTGTCACTGGCTGCGCTTTGAAGCTCGGGGGATATTATTAACTGAAAAATCTGACACAcccggggggcggggagagaaggGGGCTGCGGCACAGacaagggggagggagaaaggcagaggaaagCGGCTTTACCCCGCCCTCTTGATTTCCATAAAAATCAGGGGAGGCGCCAAGGCTTTCGCGCCAAAAGCcacttgcttttcttctttgcgGAGAGGAGGCTGCAAAGCTGGGAAGCCCGGGGCGTGCTCCTCCCGCCCTTTTAGACCCCCGAGCTTGCCCCCTGTGCACTCTGTGGACCAGCTGCGCGCCGAGCGGTGCAATGCAACACCCACCCTGCGGGCCTGGCAATTGCTCGgcgtaaaaaagaaaaatttccggAGGGCTCCGGGGGTGTTCAGAGTCTCCTAACCCAGCCCCCGCCTCGACTGCGTGTATGCGCTGCTGAGCGCGAGGCCGACGTCCAGCCGGGccgtgcggggggcgggggaggggtgttGCTCGTGTGTGATCTCGGAAGGGAAGCTGGACCCGGGGTGcacagtgggagggagaggacGCGCCCATTTAAGAACGAAACCGCGGGAGGTTTCTAGTTTTAAATTGAAAGGAGAGGGGCGCCCCcttgtttgaaaataaataaataactgcgGGCTACGAGGGTGGCGCCGCTGTGGTTTCTTCGGCCGAAGGCGACACCTTGCGGAGGCCGCGCAGAAAGCGGAGCCGCGGGGCCTGGTCTCGGGGGTCCAACCGGGGCCACGGGCAGCCCTCCCGCCGCGCTGTCAACCCGTCCTCACCACCGCGCGGGGGGTGCCGGCTCGCCTCGGCTTCCGAAGGGGATGGGCGTGAGGCTCCCGAAGCCGTTCCCACGGGCTCCCAAGTTAGCCTTTCAAAACCAGCTATTTCCCGAATTATGGGGAGGCGGATCAGGTCCTTGTTGGAGTCGGCGGTCCACACCTCCTGCAGCCCAAACCCTGGCTCAGAAACCTTGGCTTCAGATTGTTGCAGGCAAAGGGGCAAGCTGCCATCTCTGCTCAGCCTCGATGTACCTTGGTTTCTTCAATTGTGAAATGGAGTTAGTGACGGTgcttacctcacagggttgttttaagatattttgaaagCGTTCAGGACGGTGCCCGGCACAGGATGGGTGTTGAGTGTCAGCTATTGTTATTACCAGATCCTGATCGATTCTTCCGGGGAAATTAacaccccaccccctctcccatcCCACCGCCACTTTCAGATCCTAACTTCACTCTGGTCAAGCTTTCCTGCAGGTGTGTTGGGGGGCGGAGGGGTGATAGGGTCAGAGATTCCAGAACCAAAACTCCCCGGGAACAACCCGAATCTCAGCCCCCTTCACAACCAGATACACGATGAAGTGGGATTTCCTCGGGAAAAACGTTCCTCTTTGGGGTAGAGaaacctgccccctcccctgcgcCCTCACTGGGGTGGGAAAACTTCTCCACCTCCTTTTTCCCAAACTGGAAATGCCAGTCATCCTCGCCATTCACCTCCTCATTCAAACTAGTTACGGATGAGGATGCAGAGGGTCAGGGGGCAGCCTGTAAAACGCTCACCTATTAGCATTTGTGAAGGCTCTTCCAGTCCTTACCCTGGATGCCTACATAATTCGGGGGAGAGAGGCAGGTTCCCAGAGTCCTAGGAAGTGGCCCATGAATGAGGATGAGCTG
This window contains:
- the MYCN gene encoding N-myc proto-oncogene protein, with the translated sequence MRGAPGNWVGAELALARRKRAQTAATRGPPPAPGHPGTPAQNRLRIPGRRRECRRLARAPALRAPHGKEAPPELKRAERKEALIRRPGGEPMPSCTASTMPGMICKNPDLEFDSLQPCFYPDEDDFYFGGPDSTPPGEDIWKKFELLPTPPLSPSRAFPEHSPEPPNWATEMLLPEADLWGNPAEEDAFGLGGLGGLTPNPVILQDCMWSGFSAREKLERAVSEKLQHGRPPAAGPAVPAPGAGATGPAGRGHSAVAAGPGRAGAALPAELAHPAAECVDPAVVFPFPVNKREPAAAPAAPAGAPAAGAAVASGASAAAPAGAPVAALPRTGGRLASGGDHKALSTSGEDTLSDSDDEDDEEEDEEEEIDVVTVEKRRSSSNSKAVTTFTITVRPKSAALGPGRAPSGELILKRCVPIHQQHNYAAPSPFVESEDAPPQKKIKSEASPRPLKSVIPPKAKSLSPRNSDSEDSERRRNHNILERQRRNDLRSSFLTLRDHVPELVKNEKAAKVVILKKATEYVHSLQAEEHELLLEKEKLQARQQQLLKKIEHARTC